From Musa acuminata AAA Group cultivar baxijiao chromosome BXJ3-8, Cavendish_Baxijiao_AAA, whole genome shotgun sequence, one genomic window encodes:
- the LOC135645597 gene encoding protein SPIRRIG-like isoform X1 → MFQSSRKTMKWSSLLKDLREKIGLSASQPQLQSVACPSPSLSAAAAEYGGAGASESAPSSAYGSPVASPARGKHELELDFKKFWEQFRSSSSEKEKETALNLAVDVFCRLVKQQSNVAQLITKFVEVHIFSFVVGRAFVTDCEKLRIYSKGKSLNVANIISFFSEVKEGIGRGSNLLYAVEFLVTGATDKQPLLDSGILCCLIHILSALLTPDKAKKGQLETLEESTKSKKAMDDKDALRVRRLEIEGSIVHIMKALASHPSAAPSLIEDDSLQLLFHMVANGSSHVFAQFGDGLVPLHTIQLHRHAMQILGLLLVNDNGSTAKYIHKHHLIRVLLMAVKDFNPQKGDAAYTMGIVDLLLECVELSYRPEAGTTNLREDIHNAHGYHFLVQFALTLSSLQKDQVVQSVSSKLPHKESSQLDGQDAANSSIQLESQSDASSSHLSPALIRLLDALVNLAQTGPTEHTVGKGSKSIHSKGTSHRSRTHSFDRLGDDEKSNTKVKDLEAIQMLQDIFLKAKNVELQAEVLNRMFKIFSSHLDNYQLCQQLRTLPLFILNMAGFPASLQEIVLKILEYAVTVVNCIPEQELLSLCCLLQQPITASLKHTILAFFVKLLSFDQKYKKVLREVGVLEVLLDDLKQHKYFSGVEQQNRISSGLEKSNPGSFRKHIDNKDGILSSPKLMVSGLGKYPVFEDDSTTAIAWDCLFSLLRRAEANQQSFRSSNGVSVILPLLISDRHRSGVLRLLSCLIIEDALQAHPEELGMLIEILKSGMVTSVSGSQYKLQTDAKCEILSSLWRIFGANNSAQRVFGDATGFSLLLTTLHGFQGSELPDVQSSINVFNFLMRAITAGVFNNPVNRLRLQATMSSQTFYDLLCESGLLCVECEKQVVQLLFELALENVLPLSANIQGESSSSDTSEDEPNSFLAISLGISRLDNERIYNASAVGVLIHSLLLFTPKMQLDILKFIEKLAHAGPFNQENLTSVGCIALLLETIRPLLEGSSLLLIHAFRIVEVLGAFRLSSSELRVLVRYVLLLKLKNSGQLLVDMMEKIVQMEDIRSEGVSLAPFVEMDMSKVGHASIQVSLGERTWPPAAGYSFVCWFQYHNLLKSQVKESEQASRIGSSKSNASGGQVLHIFSVGAMNDGNTLYAELYLQENGVLTLATSNSCSLSFPGIEMEEGRWHHLAVVHSKPNALAGLFQASVAYLYVNGKLIHTGKLGYSLSPVGKLLQVTLGTPVSHAKISDLSWRLRCCYLFEEVLTSGSVFFMYILGRGYRGLFQDADLLRFVPNQACGGGSMAILDSLEAELPMASNSQRPDSSIKQGTTKSDRSGIVWDLERLTNLSLQLSGKKLIFAFDGTSSESFRASGTLSLLNLVDPTSAAASPIGGIPRYGRLSGDVYICNQLMISDSIRAVGGIPVVLALVEAAETRDMLHMALELLACSLHQSPQNVRDMQMLRGYHLLALFLHRKMSLFDMHSLDIFFRIVACEASFSEPQKYQASGAMSLPARTSPEASVEDLSFPKFSEEINSVGSHGDLDDFSAQKDSFSHLSDLENTDLSDVNSNCIVLSNADMVEHVLLDWTLWVTASVSIQIALIGFLERMVSMHWYRNHNLTILRHMNLVQHLLVTLQRGDMEVLVLEKLVVLLGVILEDGFLPSELELVVKFVIMTFDPPYLTQGNQIIRETMGKHVIVRNMLLEMLIDLQVTINAEELLEQWHKIVSSKLIAFFLDEAVHPTSMRWIMTLLGVCLASSPTFALMFRSSGGYQGLSRVLPSFHDSPEIYYILFCLIFGKAVYPRVPEVRMLDFLALLPNDGNYGELKFVDLLETVIAMAKATFDRLSMQSMIAHQDGNLSLTNGSLVAELVEATTDMAGDLQGEALLHKTYAARLMGGEAGAPIAATSILRFMVDLAKTCPSFSALCRRADFLESCVDLYFSCVRADCALRLAKNLPTVAPEEKNDIDDDEDSENTFTSLPPENEQSVKTSISTGSFPQEQKSTSSTDIQGTPNYPLIDATVKRDDARNVDPKKSLSGEGDQSLWSPNEQNFTDMSFTYNDPDIRAQILSQPSDTLSSASMSVPYSPAQSENSNMKTSASPVLALTSWIGSTGSNSDAKAKLTATPSMRSFSLNESDSSPDLKTNSHESSAASMFLPINPKLLLEIDDSGYGGGPCSAGAAAVLDFTAEVLADIVSEQLKATQFVENILESVPLDVDVESALVFQGLCLGRLMNFLERRLLRDDEDEKKLDKNRWTVNLDSLCWMIVDRVYMGSFSEPIGVFRTLEFLLSMLQLANKDGHVEEAAPGKGLLSIARGSKQLEAYIHAILKNTNRIIMYCFLPLFLKSICEDDLLFTMGFQSERSTNLSLNEMQDESTVNICTILQLLIANKRLVLCPSNLDTDLICCLCINLIALLRDNRSMAQNQAVDLIKYLLLHRRPALEDFLVTKPNQGPALNVLRGGFDKLLTGNLSAFFDWFEGSEQAINKVLEQCSSIMWAQYVSGSAKFPGVRIKGMEVRRKREMSRKARECAKLDVKHWEQIYERRFALESGQDLMSTELRAIRQDKYGWVLHAESEWQNQLQQLVHERGIFPIRRASLKLEWQLCALEGPYRMRKKLERCKLKIDTIHSVLVRGVELEKPKMFKQKHENGAGTSGSESDSYFNILSDDAPDKSYDGSDHKESSIKEVGSRVETLPSAQIGWNDDHYSSMHEPSVHSTTECGNKSSSFSVQMTEEKKSELGTPKQSPSFKSYDTRAPELKQEKELLDNGEYLIRPFLEPLEKIRFRYNCERVVGLDKHDGIFLIGDLCLYVIENFYIDDSGCICEKVNEDDLSVIDQALGVKKDVSGSSDFQLKSPSTRSMAVKTLAGGRAWAYNGGAWGKEKVCSSSNLPHPWHMWKLDSIYELLKRDYQLRPVAIELFSMDGCNDLLVFHKKEREEVFKNLITMNLPRNSMLDTTISGSSKQESNEGSRLFKIMAKSFSKRWQNGEISNFQYLMHLNTLAGRGYSDLTQYPVFPWVLADYESETLDLKNPRTFRKLDKPMGCQTAEGKEEFRKRYETWDDPDVPKFHYGSHYSSAGIVLFYLVRLPPFSTENQKLQGGQFDHADRLFNSVRDTWLSAAGRSNTSDVKELIPEFFYMPEFLENRFNLDLGEKQSGEKVGDVVLPPWAKGSPREFIRKHREALESDYVSENLHHWIDLIFGYKQRGKAAEDATNVFYHYTYEGNVDIDSVEDPTMKASILAQINHFGQTPKQLFLKPHVKRRTDRKVPLHPLRYSASLVPHQVRRSSSFISQIVTLNEKILLARANSLLKPVTYNKYISWGFPDRSLRIMSYDQDKLLSTHENLHGGNQIQCVGISHDGQILVTGADDGVVAVWKSDKDNRLSLGRALCAHTGKITCLHVSQPYSLIVTGSDDCSVNLWDLTNLVFVKQLPLFPAPVSAVHVNELTGTVLTAAGILLAVWSVNGDCLTMMNTSQLPSDLILTITSAPYSDWQDTNWYMTGHQSGAVKVWNMVHCSTDEANRSKSPTNGSGLLNLGGRLPEYNLVLHKVLKSHKHPVTALHLTSDMKQLLSGDSSGHLLSWTLSDNSLRAS, encoded by the exons ATGTTCCAGTCATCGCGGAAAACGATGAAATGGTCGTCATTGCTTAAGGATCTCAGGGAGAAGATCGGGCTCTCCGCGTCGCAGCCACAGTTACAGTCCGTAGCCTGCCCGTCTCCCTCgctctccgccgccgccgccgaataTGGTGGAGCTGGCGCATCGGAGTCGGCCCCGTCGTCGGCATACGGATCTCCCGTCGCGTCACCTGCGAG AGGCAAACATGAATTGGAGTTGGACTTTAAGAAGTTCTGGGAACAATTCCGATCTTCCAGCTCTGAAAAG GAGAAAGAAACAGCATTAAATTTGGCTGTAGATGTATTCTGTAGACTGGTTAAGCAGCAGTCCAATGTAGCTCAGTTGATTACCAA GTTTGTAGAAGTACAcatattttcttttgttgttggaaGAGCCTTTGTGACAGATTGTGAGAAGTTGAGAATCTATAGCAAGGGAAAATCTTTAAATGTTGCAAACATAATAAGTTTCTTTTCTGAAGTTAAG GAGGGGATCGGCCGTGGTTCTAATTTGTTATATGCAGTAGAGTTCCTTGTAACAGGG GCAACGGATAAGCAACCCCTGTTGGATTCTGGCATTCTATGCTGTCTTATTCATATTCTCAGTGCACTTTTAACTCCTGACAAGGCCAAGAAAGGACAACTTGAAACCTTAGAAGAATCAACTAAAAGTAAAAAAGCTATGGATGATAAAGATGCTCTTCGAGTGCGACGGCTTGAG ATAGAAGGAAGTATAGTGCATATTATGAAGGCATTAGCAAGCCATCCTTCAGCAGCACCaagtttgattgaagatgattcacTTCAGCTTCTCTTTCATATGGTTGCAAATGGTTCTTCACATGTATTTGCTCAATTTGGAGATGGCCTTGTTCCTTTGCATACCATTCAACTTCATCGACATGCCATGCAG ATACTTGGTCTTCTTCTTGTCAATGACAATGGAAGCACAGCAAAATATATACATAAGCATCACTTG ATAAGAGTCCTTTTGATGGCTGTCAAAGATTTCAATCCTCAGAAGGGTGATGCTGCGTACACCATGGGAATAGTTGATTTGCTGCTTGAATGCGTCGAATTATCATATAGACCTG AGGCTGGCACCACTAATCTAAGGGAAGATATACACAATGCACATGGCTATCACTTTCTTGTTCAGTTTGCCTTAACACTATCCAGCTTGCAAAAGGATCAGGTTGTTCAGTCAGTCAGTTCAAAGTTGCCACATAAAGAGTCTTCCCAACTGGATGGTCAGGATGCAGCTAATAGTTCGATACAGTTGGAAAGTCAAAGTGATGCCTCATCATCCCATCTTTCTCCAGCATTAATAAGGCTACTTGATGCTCTTGTTAATTTAGCACAAACAGGTCCTACAGAACACACTGTTGGAAAAGGTTCAAAATCTATACACAGTAAGGGTACAAGCCATCGAAGTCGTACACATTCTTTTGATAGACTCGGTGATGATGAGAAAAGTAATACTAAGGTTAAAGATCTTGaagccatacagatgcttcaagaTATTTTTTTGAAGGCAAAAAATGTGGAACTTCAGGCGGAGGTGTTGAATAGGATGTTTAAGATATTTTCATCCCATCTTGACAATTACCAGTTGTGTCAACAACTGCGGACCTTGCCCCTGTTTATCCTTAATATGGCTGGCTTTCCTGCATCATTACAGGAGATTGTTCTAAAAATTTTAGAATATGCTGTGACTGTTGTAAACTGTATTCCTGAACAAGAACTGCTTTCACTTTGTTGCTTATTGCAACAGCCTATTACTGCTAGCCTGAAGCATACTATACTTGCTTTCTTTGTTAAGCTCCTGTCCTTTGATCAGAAGTATAAGAAAGTCCTTAGGGAGGTTGGTGTTTTGGAGGTTCTACTAGATGATCTGAAACAGCACAAGTATTTTTCTGGTGTAGAGCAGCAAAACAGGATTTCTAGTGGTTTAGAAAAGTCTAATCCTGGCAGCTTCAGAAAACACATCGACAACAAAGATGGCATTCTTTCTTCACCCAAATTAATGGTTTCTGGTTTAGGAAAATATCCTGTATTTGAAGATGACAGTACCACAGCTATAGCATGGGATTGTCTTTTTTCTTTGTTAAGGAGAGCTGAAGCTAACCAACAATCATTCCGATCATCCAATGGGGTCAGTGTCATTCTTCCATTATTGATATCTGATCGCCATCGTTCTGGTGTTCTTCGGCTCCTATCTTGTTTGATTATTGAAGATGCTCTTCAG GCTCATCCAGAAGAATTAGGTATGCTAATTGAGATTCTCAAGAGTGGGATGGTTACAAGTGTCTCTGGATCTCAATACAAACTTCAAACTGATGCAAAATGTGAAATATTAAGTTCATTATGGCGTATCTTTGGGGCAAACAATTCAGCACAAAGAGTTTTCGGAGACGCCACAGGCTTTTCCCTACTGTTAACCACATTACATGGTTTTCAGGGCAGTGAGCTTCCAGATGTTCAATCTTCTATAAATGTTTTTAATTTTCTAATGCGAGCCATCACTGCTGGGGTATTCAATAATCCTGTCAATAGACTGAGACTCCAAGCAACTATGTCATCTCAGACATTTTATGATCTTCTCTGTGAGTCCGGTTTGCTTTGTGTGGAATGCGAGAAGCAAGTTGTCCAGTTGTTGTTTGAGCTTGCACTTGAGAATGTTCTTCCACTATCTGCTAATATTCAGGGGGAGAGTTCTTCCTCTGATACCTCAGAGGATGAGCCAAATTCTTTCTTGGCCATCTCTCTTGGTATATCTAGGCTTGACAATGAGCGGATATACAATGCTAGTGCAGTGGGTGTGCTCATACATTCCCTGTTACTCTTTACTCCAAAAATGCAATTGGATATCCTGAAGTTCATTGAAAAGCTTGCTCATGCCGGTCCATTTAATCAGGAAAATTTAACTTCTGTTG GATGCATTGCACTTCTGCTGGAGACAATTAGGCCATTACTTGAGGGCTCATCCCTGCTACTTATACATGCTTTCCGAATTGTGGAAGTTCTAGGAGCATTCAG GCTGTCTTCTTCTGAGCTTCGAGTTCTTGTAAGATATGTTCTGCTGTTAAAGTTGAAGAATTCAGGGCAACTTCTTGTTGATATGATGGAAAAAATAGTACAGATGGAAGACATCAGATCAGAGGGTGTTTCCTTAGCACCATTTGTTGAGATGGACATGAGCAAAGTGGGTCATGCATCCATTCAGGTGTCTTTAGGAGAAAGAACATGGCCTCCAGCTGCTGGGTATTCTTTCGTTTGTTGGTTTCAGTATCATAATTTATTGAAAAGTCAAGTTAAAGAATCTGAGCAGGCATCCAGAATTGGATCTAGCAAAAGCAATGCTTCTGGTGGTCAGGTATTGCATATCTTTTCTGTTGGTGCAATGAATGATGGAAACACATTATATGCAGAACTCTACCTCCAAGAGAATGGTGTCTTAACTCTAGCAACAAGTAATTCGTGCTCACTATCATTTCCTGGCATAGAAATGGAAGAAGGAAGGTGGCATCACCTTGCAGTTGTTCATAGCAAACCTAATGCGTTAGCAGGATTATTCCAAGCCAGTGTAGCATACCTTTATGTTAATGGAAAGCTGATTCACACAGGAAAGCTTGGCTACTCACTATCTCCTGTTGGTAAATTATTGCAAGTTACTCTTGGTACACCAGTTTCTCATGCAAAAATTAGTGATTTATCATGGAGGCTTAGATGCTGTTATCTTTTTGAGGAGGTGCTCACCTCTGGTAGTGTTTTCTTCATGTATATTCTTGGCCGAGGATACAGGGGACTCTTTCAGGATGCAGATCTTCTAAGGTTTGTCCCAAACCAGGCTTGTGGTGGGGGCAGCATGGCAATACTAGATTCTTTGGAAGCTGAGTTGCCTATGGCTTCCAATTCACAACGACCTGATAGTTCTATCAAACAGGGAACAACCAAGTCAGATCGCAGTGGGATTGTTTGGGATTTGGAAAGATTGACAAACCTTTCTTTACAGCTTTCTGGCAAAAAACTCATCTTCGCTTTTGATGGAACATCCTCAGAATCATTTCGAGCTTCTGGGACGTTGTCCTTGCTCAATCTTGTTGATCCAACATCAGCTGCTGCCTCTCCTATTGGTG GTATACCACGCTATGGTCGCCTTTCTGGAGACGTGTACATCTGCAACCAATTGATGATCAGTGATAGTATACGTGCTGTTGGTGGAATCCCTGTTGTGCTTGCTCTTGTCGAGGCTGCTGAAACCAGGGACATGCTACACATGGCACTGGAGTTGCTTGCATGTTCACTTCATCAAAGTCCACAGAATGTTAGGGACATGCAAATGTTGAGAGGATATCATCTTCTCGCACTTTTTCTGCACCGTAAGATGTCACTATTTGATATGCATTCACTTGACATATTCTTTCGTATTGTGGCATGTGAGGCCTCCTTTTCTGAACCACAAAAGTATCAAGCAAGCGGGGCTATGAGTCTTCCTGCTAGAACCTCACCAGAAGCCAGTGTAGAGGATCTTTCTTTTCCAAAATTTTCTGAAGAAATTAATTCAGTTGGATCTCATGGAGATCTGGATGATTTCTCTGCACAAAAGGATTCCTTTAGTCATCTTTCAGATCTTGAAAACACTGATTTGTCAGATGTAAACTCAAACTGTATTGTTCTGTCAAATGCTGACATGGTCGAGCATGTCCTCCTAGACTGGACATTGTGGGTTACAGCTTCTGTTTCGATTCAAATTGCACTTATTGGATTTCTTGAACGCATGGTATCCATGCACTGGTATAGAAATCACAACCTGACAATCTTACGTCACATGAACCTGGTTCAGCATTTATTAGTAACTCTGCAACGTGGTGATATGGAAGTTCTTGTTTTAGAGAAGTTGGTGGTACTGCTTGGTGTCATTCTGGAGGATGGCTTTTTACCTTCTGAGCTAGAACTAGTTGTCAAATTTGTTATTATGACATTTGATCCGCCCTACCTGACTCAAGGGAATCAGATTATTCGAGAGACAATGGGAAAGCATGTTATAGTAAGGAACATGTTACTGGAGATGCTTATTGATTTACAAGTAACTATTAATGCTGAAGAGTTGCTTGAACAGTGGCATAAGATTGTCTCATCCAAATTGATTGCCTTTTTCCTTGATGAAGCTGTACATCCAACCAGTATGAGATGGATCATGACTCTTTTGGGAGTTTGTCTTGCTTCTTCTCCTACGTTTGCTCTCATGTTCCGTAGCAGCGGGGGTTACCAAGGGTTGTCACGTGTTCTTCCAAGCTTCCATGATTCTCCTGAAATATACTATATTCTCTTCTGTTTAATATTTGGTAAGGCTGTCTATCCCAGGGTGCCTGAAGTCCGCATGCTTGACTTTCTTGCCCTTTTGCCTAATGATGGAAACTATGGCGAGTTGAAATTTGTCGACCTGTTAGAAACAGTGATTGCTATGGCAAAAGCCACATTTGATAGATTGAGCATGCAGTCAATGATTGCTCATCAAGATGGTAATCTGTCACTTACCAATGGTAGCTTAGTTGCAGAGCTTGTAGAAGCAACAACAGATATGGCAGGAGACCTTCAAGGTGAAGCACTATTGCACAAGACTTATGCAGCACGATTAATGGGTGGGGAGGCAGGGGCGCCTATTGCTGCCACCTCGATTTTGCGGTTTATGGTTGATTTAGCAAAAACATGTCCTTCGTTCTCTGCTTTGTGCAGGCGAGCAGATTTTCTTGAAAGCTGTGTTGATCTATATTTTTCTTGTGTAAG GGCTGATTGTGCATTAAGGTTGGCTAAAAATCTTCCTACTGTTGCACCTGAGGAGAAGAATGatattgatgatgatgaggattCTGAGAACACATTCACTAGCTTGCCTCCAGAAAATGAGCAGTCTGTGAAAACTTCCATAAGCACTGGAAGCTTTCCTCAAGAGCAAAAAAGTACTAGTTCCACAGATATACAAGGGACACCTAATTATCCTTTGATTGATGCTACTGTAAAAAGAGATGATGCAAGAAATGTAGATCCTAAGAAATCTCTCAGTGGAGAAGGTGACCAATCTCTCTGGAGTCCTAATGAGCAAAATTTCACTGACATGTCTTTTACTTACAATGATCCTGATATAAGGGCTCAGATTCTCAGTCAACCATCTGATACACTTAGTTCTGCCTCTATGTCTGTCCCTTATTCTCCTGCCCAATCTGAGAATTCAAACATGAAAACTAGTGCATCTCCTGTACTTGCTTTAACATCATGGATTGGCAGCACAGGCAGTAacagtgatgcaaaagcaaaattAACTGCTACTCCATCAATGAGATCTTTTTCCTTGAATGAGTCTGATTCATCTCCTGATTTAAAGACAAATTCGCATGAATCATCTGCTGCAAGCATGTTTCTTCCAATAAATCCAAAGCTGTTACTTGAAATTGATGATTCAGGTTATGGAGGTGGTCCTTGTTCTGCAGGAGCTGCTGCTGTTTTAGACTTCACTGCTGAAGTTCTTGCTGATATTGTCTCAGAACAATTGAAAGCAACCCAGTTTGTAGAGAATATTTTAGAATCTGTTCCACTTGATGTGGATGTTGAGTCTGCTTTAGTTTTTCAGGGATTGTGTTTAGGTAGATTGATGAACTTCCTGGAAAGGCGCCTCTTGCGTGATGATGAAGATGAGAAAAAACTTGATAAAAATCGGTGGACTGTAAACTTAGATTCTCTTTGTTGGATGATTGTAGACCGTGTATATATGGGATCTTTTTCTGAGCCAATTGGAGTATTTAGAACGTTGGAGTTTCTGTTGTCAATGTTACAACTTGCTAATAAAGATGGTCATGTGGAAGAGGCAGCACCTGGAAAAGGATTATTGTCCATTGCCAGAGGAAGCAAGCAACTTGAGGCATATATTCATGCCATTCTGAAAAACACAAATCGCATCATAATGTACTGTTTTTTACCTTTGTTCTTAAAGTCCATTTGTGAGGATGATCTGCTTTTTACTATGGGTTTTCAATCTGAAAGGAGTACCAACTTATCTTTGAACGAAATGCAAGATGAGTCAACTGTCAATATATGCACAATTTTGCAGCTGTTAATTGCTAACAAGCGGCTGGTACTTTGCCCAAGTAATCTCGATACTGATCTGATTTGTTGTCTTTGCATAAATTTAATTGCTCTTCTACGTGACAATAGATCAATGGCTCAAAATCAAGCAGTGGACCTCATCAAGTACCTGCTGTTGCATCGTCGACCAGCACTCGAAGACTTTCTTGTGACAAAGCCAAATCAAGGACCTGCTTTGAATGTGTTGCGTGGTGGTTTTGATAAGTTATTGACAGGGAATCTCTCTGCATTTTTTGACTGGTTCGAGGGCTCTGAGCAAGCCATTAATAAAGTCTTGGAACAATGTTCATCTATCATGTGGGCACAATATGTATCTGGGTCAGCTAAGTTTCCTGGGGTCAGAATTAAAGGCATGGAAGTTCGTCGTAAGAGGGAAATGAGTAGGAAAGCACGGGAATGTGCAAAGTTAGATGTAAAACATTGGGAACAGATATATGAGCGAAGATTTGCTCTTGAATCAGGTCAAGATCTAATGTCTACAGAACTAAGAGCTATTCGCCAAGACAAGTATGGTTGGGTTCTTCATGCTGAAAGTGAGTGGCAAAATCAGCTTCAGCAACTTGTTCATGAAAGAGGGATTTTTCCCATTCGGCGTGCATCTTTGAAACTCGAATGGCAGCTCTGTGCTCTTGAAGGGCCATATCGGATGCGGAAAAAGCTTGAACGCTGCAAACTCAAAATTGATACAATCCACAGTGTCCTGGTGAGAGGCGTTGAGCTGGAGAAGCCAAAGATGTTTAAGCAAAAGCATGAAAATGGTGCAGGTACATCTGGATCCGAGTCAGattcttattttaatatattatcggATGATGCTCCAGACAAGAGCTATGATGGTAGTGACCACAAAGAGTCCTCAATAAAAGAAGTTGGTTCTAGAGTTGAAACCTTACCATCTGCTCAGATTGGGTGGAATGATGATCATTATAGCAGTATGCATGAACCAAGTGTTCACTCTACGACGGAATGTGGCAATAAGTCAAGTTCCTTTTCTGTTCAGATGACAGAGGAAAAAAAATCTGAACTAGGCACTCCAAAGCAGTCACCTTCTTTTAAGAGTTATGACACAAGAGCTCCGGAGCTCAAACAAGAGAAAGAACTGCTTGATAATGGTGAATATCTTATCAGGCCTTTTCTTGAACCTTTAGAAAAGATAAGGTTCAGGTATAATTGTGAACGTGTTGTGGGCCTTGACAAGCATGACGGTATATTTCTTATAGGGGACCTCTGCTTGTATGTTATCGAGAACTTTTATATTGATGATTCTGGCTGCATATGTGAAAAGGTAAATGAGGACGACCTATCTGTGATTGATCAAGCTTTGGGTGTGAAAAAGGATGTCTCAGGGAGCAGTGACTTCCAGCTAAAATCCCCTTCAACACGGAGCATGGCAGTAAAGACATTGGCTGGTGGAAGAGCATGGGCATATAATGGAGGTGCTTGGGGAAAGGAGAAGGTTTGTAGCAGTAGTAACCTGCCACATCCATGGCACATGTGGAAGCTTGATAGCATTTATGAACTCCTGAAACGTGATTACCAGCTTCGTCCTGTCGCAATTGAATTATTTAGCATGGATGGATGTAATGATCTTCTGGTTTTCCacaaaaaggagagagaggaggTCTTCAAAAACTTGATCACAATGAACCTTCCACGGAATAGCAT GTTGGACACAACAATATCTGGGTCATCAAAACAAGAAAGCAATGAGGGAAGCCGCCTTTTTAAGATCATGGCCAAGTCCTTCTCAAAGAGATGGCAAAATGGAGAAATTAGCAACTTTCAGTACCTCATGCACCTCAACACTCTTGCAGGACGTGGCTATAGTGATCTTACACAATATCCAGTATTTCCATGGGTTCTTGCAGATTATGAGAGTGAAACTTTGGATTTGAAAAATCCTCGGACATTCCGTAAACTTGATAAACCAATGGGATGTCAAACAGCAGAGGGAAAGGAAGAGTTTAGGAAACG ATATGAGACTTGGGATGATCCTGATGTCCCCAAGTTTCACTATGGTTCTCATTATTCTAGTGCCGGAATTGTACTTTTCTATCTTGTTAGGCTGccaccatttagcactgaaaatcAGAAATTACAAGGGGGGCAGTTTGACCATGCAGACCGTTTGTTTAATAGTGTGAGAGATACATGGTTAAGTGCAGCTGGAAGAAGTAACACATCGGATGTGAAGGAACTGATCCCTGAGTTCTTTTACATGCCTGAGTTTCTGGAGAATCGCTTCAATCTCGACCTGGGTGAAAAACAGTCAGGCGAAAAG GTTGGTGATGTTGTTCTGCCCCCTTGGGCCAAAGGCAGTCCTAGAGAGTTCATAAGGAAGCACCGGGAAGCCTTGGAATCAGATTATGTTTCAGAGAATCTGCATCACTGGATAGACCTCATCTTTGGATATAAGCAGAGAGGGAAG GCAGCTGAAGATGCTACTAACGTTTTCTATCACTACACATATGAAGGAAATGTGGACATAGATTCAGTCGAAGACCCTACCATGAAAGCCTCAATCCTGGCTCAGATAAATCATTTTGGTCAGACACCTAAGCAGTTATTCCTGAAGCCGCATGTTAAGCGCCGAACTGACAGGAAAGTTCCCCTTCACCCTCTTCGTTACAGTGCCAGTCTCGTCCCCCATCAAGTCCGGCGGTCTTCGTCTTTCATCTCTCAGATTGTGACATTGAATGAAAAGATTCTTCTAGCTAGAGCAAATAGCCTACTCAAACCGGTGACATATAACAAGTACATATCTTGGGGGTTTCCAGATAGAAGCTTGAGAATTATGAGCTATGACCAAGACAAACTTCTTTCCACTCACGAAAACCTTCATGGTGGAAACCAGATTCAATGTGTCGGGATCAGTCATGATGGTCAGATTCTGGTGACTGGTGCTGATGATGGTGTTGTTGCAGTTTGGAAGTCCGACAAAGATAACCGCCTGAGTTTGGGGAGGGCCCTCTGTGCCCATACTGGCAAGATAACATGCCTCCATGTCAGCCAGCCTTACTCACTCATTGTGACAGGCTCTGACGACTGTAGTGTGAATCTGTGGGATCTAACAAACTTGGTCTTTGTGAAGCAGCTTCCTCTGTTCCCGGCACCAGTCTCGGCTGTCCATGTGAATGAACTTACAGGAACAGTTTTGACTGCTGCAGGAATTCTTCTCGCAGTTTGGAGTGTCAATGGGGACTGCCTCACGATGATGAATACCTCACAACTCCCTTCGGATCTCATTTTGACAATAACAAGTGCGCCATACTCCGATTGGCAGGATACAAACTGGTACATGACGGGTCACCAGAGTGGAGCAGTCAAGGTCTGGAACATGGTGCATTGTTCCACAGACGAGGCCAACAGGAGCAAGTCACCAACAAATGGATCGGGACTGCTGAATTTAGGTGGGAGGTTGCCCGAGTACAACTTGGTTCTGCACAAGGTACTCAAGTCCCATAAACATCCTGTCACGGCACTTCATCTTACAAGTGATATGAAGCAGCTGTTGAGCGGTGACTCAAGCGGACACTTGCTGTCGTGGACCCTTTCCGACAACAGCTTGAGAGCTTCTTGA